One Oreochromis niloticus isolate F11D_XX linkage group LG16, O_niloticus_UMD_NMBU, whole genome shotgun sequence genomic window carries:
- the gtpbp8 gene encoding GTP-binding protein 8, translated as MLPVRQLLRLRPGVAVSCATGQRIHKLASVQKVTSLPPKKLRSLLYPFSELEAYLDRSMDRTQFQLFDPSLEDMIEAEKLFHSSPSHKIDYYISAERMEHAPDLKQPEVCFIGRSNVGKSSLIKALFSLTPEVEVRVSKTPGHTKKMNFFRVGKAFTIVDMPGYGHKAPRDFVDMVEPYLYTRKNLVRTFLLVDGSVGLQKADLIALEMCEETGCPYVMVVTKIDKCGSGTLLTNLLNLQDVVKTETTSCFPQPFLISSLQFGGIYLLRCFIAHVTGSIRLKETSQS; from the exons ATGCTTCCTGTCCGGCAACTCCTGCGGCTCAGGCCGGGGGTTGCTGTCAGCTGTGCCACTGGGCAGAGGATCCATAAACTGGCCTCGGTGCAGAAGGTCACATCACTTCCCCCAAAGAAGTTGCGAAGCTTGCTGTACCCCTTCAGCGAGCTGGAGGCTTACCTGGACAG GTCTATGGACCGGACACAGTTCCAGCTTTTTGATCCCAGTTTGGAGGACATGATTGAGGCAGAGAAGCTCTTCCACTCTTCACCGTCTCATAAGATCGATTACTATATTTCTGCAGAAAGGATGGAGCACGCACCCGATCTCAAAcagccagag GTGTGTTTTATCGGCAGGAGCAACGTGGGCAAGTCGTCTCTCATCAAAGCTCTGTTTTCTCTCACCCCTGAGGTGGAAGTCAGAGTCTCTAAAACTCCA GGTCACACAAAGAAGATGAACTTCTTCAGAGTTGGCAAAGCCTTTACTATCGTGGACATGCCGGGGTACGGACACAAAGCACCCCGAGATTTTGTGGATATGGTAGAGCCTTACCTCTACACACGGAAAAA CCTCGTGAGGACGTTCCTGTTGGTCGATGGCAGCGTCGGTCTGCAGAAGGCTGACCTGATTGCCTTGGAGATGTGTGAGGAGACCGGATGTCCGTATGTG ATGGTGGTGACAAAGATCGACAAATGTGGAAGTGGCACTCTGCTGACAAATTTGCTGAACCTTCAGGATGTGGTAAAGACAGAGACGACGAGCTGCTTCCCACAACCGTTTCTTATTAG CTCACTCCAGTTTGGGGGTATTTACTTGCTGAGATGCTTCATCGCTCACGTTACAGGCAGCATCAGGTTGAAAGAGACGTCACAGAGCTGA